Below is a genomic region from Cloeon dipterum chromosome 2, ieCloDipt1.1, whole genome shotgun sequence.
GGAGGAGGCAACCTGACTCGCAGGCGAGCGCTGTGATGCGTCTGTCCTGCTCAAGCGAGTAGACGACGTCAATCCAGAGGACGACACCGCAAGAGAGCTCATACAGCTCTGGGAAGAGCGGCTGCAGCGGCTCCTCCTGGTAGCAGTGGTTGAGCTTGTCCTCGCGGAACAGATGGATCTGCTCGTCACCGCCAGAGAGCAGCCACACGATCTCGCGGCTGGCGGGAAGCGGTGTGTGGAACAGGTGGTACGGTGCGAACGACAGCTCGAGCGAGAAGCAGTTCTGGGCGACGCTGTCGAGCAGCGAGTCGCCCGCCTCGCCCCATTCCGAGTAGACGTTGAGGAAGGTCTGGCTGGGCGTGGGCCGGCCGGCCATCGCTGGCTTGACGATCGTGATGCCGACCACCAGGTCGTCGGCCTGCGTGTGGAACGCGTCCAGGGCGATGATCTCGGCGCCGTTCGGGATGTAGGTGAACGGTACCTCTTTGACCGAGGCCTGGCACTGCTCGCCCGGCAGACTCTGCAGCTCCAGCGAGAAAACCTTGCGCCGCAGCGACGCCACCAGCAGGCGCCGCGCGCCACCCACGCCCTCCACCGTCGCCAGCGAGTACACGTTGCCCTGCGAGGGCAGCGGGAAGTAGTGCACGTCCGACAGCCCGATCATCGTCCCTGCGAACAAGCCACCACGAGTGTCAGAAGTCGCGCGCGTGCTTCCAGTTCAGGGCAAAGATCAAGGCATGCACCACAAAAACACTCGAGTCCCGCACATTTTGTtgcgtgaaaatttttaattagagttaCAGGAATATTcggttttataaaaaaaataacaattatgtTTTAATCACACACTTTTGCTTTGTGTAAATGGTCATCAAAAGATCAGCAGTGAATTTTTTCAGTGCTTGCTGAACGGCATCAATTGGCGTGGAAGGTGGCGTCGGCGTCGTCGGTGGCGACCTGCTTGTGGGCGAAGTAGAGGAAGCAGATGGAGGAGAGGGCGCTGACGAGGAAGATGACGTCAAACCAACGGTGGTAGAAGTTGAACTGCAGGTCACCGAGCACCTGCGTGATGATGGTGCGGTACTCGGCCGGCATGTTCATGCGCATCAGCAGCACAGAAGAGACAAAGTACATGCCCATGATCTGTGCAAGCAACAGCACAATCACGTTGGACGACTTGCTGCTCGAGATGGCATAGAAGAACTTGGTCAGCGTCAGCAGCAGCCCGCGGATCGAGGTGACCACAATGCAGCCGACCAGTAGGAAGGACACGTGCTGCGACCAGAAGGCCACGTCCACATCCAAGCCCAGCCAGTGCACAGCGATTTCAAGGCCACGGGTCACTGGGTCTTTCTTGCCCACGCGGTCGAACACGATGTTGATCGTCGAGATGAAGATCTTCCATGTGCAGTACAGGGAGAAGAAGTAGCCTAGCAGGTTGAAGTACCTGAAATCAAGCCAGTAATGAAGCGAACCATTCGTTGACAAAATGCCAAacaagtaatttaattatccaGGCGCttccaaagagaaaaaaataatgtatcaGAGGACACATACTTGCCCTGCCAGGTCTTGGCCCACTCGACGCGCTCCTGCATGTTGCGCATGCTGTGCAGCTCGAGGAAGAGCTGCCTGCTGAGCTCCTCAAGGCCCCTTGCCTCGGATTGCAGCTGCCGCACATTCTCCGTTGGGGCTGACACTGAAGATCGGAACAGGCCCCAAAGACCGGATGCGCCACCAGTGGTGCCAGGAGCCACTGCAGGCCGCTTGCTGGCCAGGGCGATGCGCTTTTTCTTGGCCAAGATCATGTCCATGGTCTGCAGGAGCTTTCGCTCGAGCGACTGAACGTCTGAGTCTTGCACCTTCATAATGGAATTTCATTagatttctttattatttcaaaataattagcattaatttaaaaaattaagaagaatgggtttaattatttttcaattttaaacaatttttattttaagtgtttaaactctcaaaattgttttaatatcgTGCgagattaatttcttttgtaaatcaaattggaaattttattattttcaaagctatactgttgcataaaatattatttaaattcgtttCTTATAACAAATCTGctagtaaattattttgagaaatcaGTTAAATTAGCACCTTGCGCATGAAGTAGGCCATGGAGGTGTAGGGGTAGTTGACGGCGCCAAAGCCGGACAGCACGGCCATGATGGTGACACCGATGACGCCAACCCTGCTGATGGCCTGCTCGATGGAGAAGAGGCCTTTGCTGGGGCTGAGCAGCGGGAAGGGGTCGCCGAGGCGCCAGAAGAAGTAGCTGAACGCGAGCCACACGATGATGGTGAGCGGCCGCACCCATCGGTCCCTGACGAAGCTGATGCTACGCACGATGAAGTAGCCTATGTAGAAGGGCACCAGCACGATGGTCATGAAGAGGATGAGGTAGAGCACGAAGTGCCACTGGAAGTAACGCGTGCTCTGATCGAGGAAACCGACGATCTCGAAGATGATCAGCTCGAACAGCGTGCACGACAGCGAGAAGGTGGCCGAGAAGAGCAACTGCACCAGCGCGTGGTGCACTTCGTAGTCGCGGAACAGTTTTTTCACGAAGAACACCCAGCCGCCGACGAAGAAGCCCACTTGCGAGATCAGGATGATGCAACTGTCCTCCAGGAAACCCATTTTTTTCGCTATCAACCGAATTCAAACGCACAGCTGCAAAGTTTTGCTCGACTGTTACACACACTCGGAATGGGAAAGTGAACCTGCTCAGGGGCCCGGAACCTAAATACGCATTAAATCTCGACCACACCAAGAGTAGAAATTCAACGTCATGGCTTGGAAACACCGGAACCGAAATGGAAACCGGAgagctaataattataaatcaaattccGAATCCGTCCATTTAGGTTCCAGTTCCGTTCCATCGCATTAATTGGCTGGTTTACCTCGAACTCCTTCAGGAAGAATTTCACCTCTCCTTGCACGAAAGGCCTGTGATCAAACAGTCTCGACCAGATTTCGCCGACGTCTAAAGCAAACGCTTATCACTCAACCACATCATATGGATAGGTCAcatgacatttaaaataaaatgaccgatcaaaaattaatacattacTTCAGCCTCTTTACGAACCTTTAGGCAGTGAGGTCATAGCCTGGActcattgaaatttccaacCGCAATGTATAGCAGCCCTTATTCCAAATTATTTCCGTCAGTTTTACATCTCCACGTCTGTGTTTACCGTCCAGCCCACAAAAAACAGTCTGGTGTCTAATGTCAGCAACTATGGAGGATCAGCTGTACCTGGCTGTACCGGAGCGGGAGCTTTAAATTTCTCATGGCAGGAACCCATAGAGAaactggatttttaaatatggcgGCCTGCGGGCCGTATCTTCTACGATTCCCCTGGTGGCTAACAACTGACTGACTCAACCTGGGGCTGGGTGAGAAGTGGAGTGGAAAGGAAGGGAGAAGGGGGTGCTTTTTAATAAGAACGAGAGCTACTCTCAtgaccaaaattataaaaaaatgctaaaatataaaaccttttatttttaaaacgacaagaaaaaatgtaaatttttgctttttaccttatttttttcagttaagtttctatatattttatgataataATGAAGTCCATTTTGCCCACTCTGCTTCTTCGGCTTTATCACTCACCTTCATAAGAAAGTTCTACTCgttgcaaattataaaatctatTCCTATTGATATCTAATTTAGAATGGAAAGGCTGTTATCTTGCAGAAAAAactagattttattatttttgctgtgcAAAAGAATTATCCTTTATCCGTCCATTGTTTACAAATATATGTACTCACAtcaatggaaatttaagaatttaagataaatataCATAGATCCAAATTAATCACATAACATTATGTGTTTAGCAAacgtaataaaattcataaattaataacaacaCAATACACGACGTGTTgattaacaagaaaattaaaatttagtcttTATATCGCAGTAGATATCCAATTTCCCCCATGACAAAAGATGTGCATTACGAATCCATCACCACCTCCACCCGGGGCCTAGTCTTGAAATACACGAAGGCGACGAGCAGCATGAACAGACCGGCGATGACGGGCACCACCACAGTGAAAACCTTTTCCTTGTTCTCAATGAACTCCTTCTTGCGCTCTTTCTTCTGCTTGTTCGTCTCCTTCACTTTTCCCTTCAACTGACGCATCTTTCAATCTTGTCAagattccctgaaaaaaaaacccCAAAgctatgagaaaaattaagattttttgccCGATTATCCAACCTTCCGTTGTCGTTGATAAACCAAATAACTACTGCTGGTGTCGGAGCTCGTAAATGGGCAGCCTTATCCAATTTGCCACGTGGTTGTCGGGGGAACTGCGAAAATTGTCAGCTATGGTTGTAAACAAAGTGGGGCAACAACCTTCAAGAGAACTGCCCTTGATGCTGTAGCTGCCGACAGTGCCGaccatacaaaataaaaatacatttaaaaggCGACAACAGCGCCTCCCCCACTTCCATAGTTTTGCTTTGATAAAGAGCCtgcgtttgaattttgaactATGCCTTTTTAGAAGATGGTTTTGACGGTTTTGACAAAGGCTACGAGTGttcttaatatttcattaattatttctagaaCTTTCATTTGTACTAAAGTATATCctaaatcaatcaattgttTTAGGTGCAAAATACACGctttactttgaaaaatttgagtaATCCAGGGTTGTCATTATTTTCCCCTTCTACTCTGTTGCTTACACACCACCCCCTCCGTCTCCGTGAACCgtgactcattgtcagctggAGAAGGAATACGCTCACGCTCACGCTCAACGCTGAATTCGCTGTCAAATTTTGGAGGTTCGCCGTTCGTCATCAGTGGGTGTAAACACCAAAAGAATAATGCTGCACTGCTTCTCTCCGATGACGAAGAATCTCGCTTAGTATTCCTCTCAGTAAGCTTTTAATCTAGTTTCACATggatttatatattaataaattgacaaattattatcatcacggaataaaacaatttgcaagTTTCGACTCGGCTGGACGGTTGCGTTTTCTCCGCTCTGCTCGGGTGACTCGCGTTTCCTTTGGCACTGTTTGTGTaacaattttcacttttgcagGTCGCGTCTTGCAACTTAGAACTCAAACTGAGCGATGCTTGCACCTGAGGTCGGCTCCACCAATTCGACGAACAATGCATCGGGCTTCGGGGAGCCGCGCAGTGAGAAATATCCCCTTATCCGGCAAAGGGGTTTGTTATCAAGTTTCCAGGGCATGTTTGAGACGCCCAACGAGGCAAACACGCTCGGCACCTTCGCTGGGGTCTTCAGCCCGGTCGCATTGTCCATGTTCAGCGCGCTCCTCTTCCTCCGAGTTGGTCAGTGCTAAAATCTACTTCCGTTTTCGGTTTATGTTATCAGTGCTTCCGTCAAGGCAGATGAGTCAgagatacaattttttatatatttattataactgaaaaattatggaatttCGGTATGTGAATGAACTTATGAGGATCATACTGCATTGCAGGATTCATCGTTGGAAACGCGGGACTGCTGACGACACTGCTGCAGTTTCTAATTGCTTACTGTATTCTGGTGTTCACCGTCGCGTCAGTTTGCGCAGTTTCCACCAATGGAGCTGTTGAAGGCGGAGGCGCTTATTGTATCCTTTTCTGATGACTAATTTGAGGGATTAAAGTCACTAAAAAGAAGCTAATAACGGTGGCTtgaaaaactacaaaaaatattgcctacaaatttaaaaaaaagaaaacctgCTGTTTAATCCCCTggtggaatttaaattaaattaacgcaACATTAATggtcttaaaaattatcagaatatatataaatattgtttttacgCTTCCTTGACCGTGTAAACAGTCATGATCAGTCGAACGCTGGGCCCCGAGTTTGGAGGCTCGATTGGAACTTTGTTTTTCGTGGCTAATATCGTGAGCAGTGCCCTTTACCTCACTGGTTGCATTGAAGGCTTCGTGGACAACTTTGCTCCTGGAGGTTTGCCCCTTCCACCCTCAATGTAATCATTGCTAAACATTCTCTTCCTCAGGGTATCTGGTCGGTGCGGATAGCGTGGGCATCCCAGATGGCCGCTGGTGGCGCTTTCTCTACTGCTCGGTGCTCAACCTGTTCAACCTTTGCGTGTGCATGGTCGGCGCTGGCCTCTTCGCCAAGACCAGCGTCGCAGTTCTGGGCGTCGTCTGTGTTTGCGTCTTTTCCAGCATCATCAGCTTTTTGGTCAAGGGCCACGCTGAGGTATATCTTTTGTTTGGAGTtttataaatgtaaattttttccaaaattcattGTCTTTGTTCGCAGATTGAACTTCCAGACGCAAATGAACATTTCCGGAACCAAACGGCCAGTTACACGGGTCTGAACGCGACCACCCTGCAATCCAACCTGTGGCCGCAGTACGTGCAGGATTACACAGTACCTGGCGATGAGATCACCAACTTTGCCGCCGTGTTTGGTGTGCTCTTCTCTGGCGTCACTGGCATCATGGCCGGCGCCAACATGTCTGGTTGGTTTCCTTTTTATGAATcatgttttattgttttagtcACTGATTAACTTACAGGTGAGCTCAGGGAACCTGGAAAGAGCATCCCAAGAGGCACCCTGTCGGCGgtgtttttcacttttgtgtGCTACGTGGTCATCAGTGTGCTCACCGCGGCCACTTGCACGCCTAAACTGCTTCAGAACAACTACATTTTCATGCAGGTGCGGAGAGAATTTAATGTAGCAACCctttttgtttggaaagaCCTCGTCAGCCGGACTAGTTATTAagagagttaatttaaatattcagccCATCAACGTTTGGCCTCCATTCGTGGTGATGGGCATCCTGATGGCAACCTTTTCCGCCAGTTTGAGCAATCTCATCGGATCCAGCAGAGTTTTGGAGGCGTTGGCCAAGGATAACGTGTTTGGTAACATTCTCTCTTCAATTcacaaccaaatttttaactaaaggCGCTTTCAGGTTCGTTGTTGAACGTGGTAGTTAAAGGCAACTGGCACAACAACCCTGTGGTGGCGGTCATTATTTCCTGGGCATCAGTGCAGGTGATCCTGCTGATCGGCTCGCTCAACTTGATAGCCCAGATTAATTCAGTGCTATTTCTGCTCTCATACCTGGCCACTAACCTCGCCTGTCTGGGGCTCGAGCTGGCTTCGGCTCCAAATTTCAGGTGGgtgatgaatttttcttaGCTGCCAACAAATGATTGATTGTCACTggatattcaaattattgacaaaattgcttgaattaattttaaacattgtgTCTTTATGCCTCTTTGTCTCTGTAAAGTCTATAGCGAATTTTAAAGCCCTGTGTCCTGTGTTTGAAAATAGCAAGATTAATAAGCTCCTCGACCTTTGATTCAAGGCTGTGAAACGTagaatttgttatttcttACTTTGGGAAGAAATTATGGCAATGTATTGCATCTCAATTAATtccaatatttataattttacattattttttgctgattatTGTAGAATGCAACGAgtttaattctaatttctgATGTTGCCACACAACAAAAGCCATAGCTTATCTTTTTAACTCGTGATTCCGCATTTCGAAAGCTGGTTTTGCTGTGCTGATAAAGGCTCATAATTAGACACACAACGTTTTTAGTTTCCCTTCGTCCTTTTATACCAGCCAATGGTACGTAAAGTGATAGTaaaaaaaaggtgaaaaatgcCTGCCTTTGCTTCTTGTCACTAAATGGCTTCAAGTACATGCATTTAGCAGGAAGGCGTagttttatctaaaaaattaagaaagctaattttacgaattttacaACAGCAATAAGCTATCAATTATTTAGGTTTGTATCCAAAATTTGAAGTGAAACAAAGTTgctggagaaaattaaaattaaatatatatgctaACTTAAGGAATTTCTGGAATTTCCACTGTAGTTAGTTTTTAAcgtctgctcagcacatctcAGGGTCCCAATAACTGCGCTGAGCGGGTAACAtagggcccgagtggccgcagagaagcttgggcccaatgtggccatcttttcgcctccctgcaccgaaaaatttccattgataccagacatttgtccctaaatccgctggaaaggtgcgaaaaccagcaagtggcgcctcCCACCAGcctgttgagctatttgagcattttgagtcactaaattaaccaccttttgctatctcccattgcttctTGACAGTTGACACACCTAAGAAttccttaacaatgcgagcggtttatcttaaaattataaactcaTTGAACTTTAAATTTGGGCAGTTAAACATAACTCTTGTCTTTAGGGGGAtaaaggtaattttaattaaaaactttctaaTTCCAGGCCGTCGTTCAAGTACTTCACGTGGCACACGGCGCTGATCGGTCTGATCGGCACGCTGATCATGATGTTCATAATCAACCCTGTGTACGCGTCGTGTTCTCTGGCGCTTTGCCTGTTGCTGGTGGTGGCACTGCACCTGTTCTCACCGGCCAAAGCAGCCAACTGGGGCTCCATCTCGCAGGCGCTTATCTTCCACCAGGTGCGCAAGTACCTGCTACTGCTCGACTCGCGCAAGGCGCACGTCAAGTTCTGGCGGCCGCAGATGCTGCTTCTCGTGGGCAGTCCACGCTCCGCCTGTCCGCTCATCGACTTTGTGAATGATCTCAAGAAGTCTGGGCTCTATGTGCTCGGCCACGTCAAGATTGGCACTCTGGAGGAGTGCGAGAACGACACCGCCCTCGAGGAGACGCATCACTGGCTCAGCCTCATCGACCATCTCAAGGTACATGACATGAAGAAAAACGCAGTTAAAGGGAATTAAATGACTCTGGAAGTggtttaagtttaattttattcatttaattttgttgtagtttaaacaaattcttttgtttgcctacttaaattaaaatctgctttCTCCCTGATGAAATTTTCctgccaattttttcccaattttttgcCACCTGTCTAAAATCTTTTGAgctatttgataaatttcttGCGAGTTGATCCgctaattttttgtatctgAAAAACTAATCATTCTTAGAGGTTTGGAGaatgttgtaaatttttaaaatcatagacaacttaattattattcccaTTTAGGTGAAAGCGTTTGTTGAACTTACGATGGCACGGTCAGTGCGTGAAGGAATGCGGCATTTGGTGCGCTTGTCTGGTCTTGGCGCTATGAAGCCCAACACGATCGTCTTGGGCTTCTATGATAGCAGTCAGCCTAGAGATTTCCTCGCcaggtaatttaaaaactaaaatattttaatataactccttcattaaaaattaccaattctttattttcaactcTCAAAACCGCTGCTtccaagcaaaaaaaaatcactttaagaattatttcaatttaaccgGGTTTCAGCGCCGATTCTTCGTACCAGAGTGAAGCGTTCAGGAACATTGCGTCTCACGGCGCGCCGCTGTTCAACATGCGCGGCAGCGAGGACAACCGCATGATTAGCCCGTCCGAATACGTGGGTATAATCTGTGACACGCTCAAGCTGCAGAAGAACGTGGCGCTGTGCAGGCATTTTCACTCGCTGGACAAGTCAAGCCTGGCCAGTAGCGCCTACCGCTACATTGACGTCTGGCCGATCAACTTCTTCAACCCCTCTGAGGTCGACCCCTTTGACGCCAGCAGCCTCTTCATGCTCCAGCTTGCCTGCATCATCAACATGGTAAGTTGTGCCACGTATTTTTGGCTGATCGTTCGCTCCACCCACAATTGTACTGTTTATGTTCACTCGTCAGTCAGTGAATCAATTATTGGTTGCTGTGTATCTCTCACGTTTGTTACGTTTTATGCCAAATTAAggaacacaaataaaaaattctgatttgtttaaatttttccagacaCCGAGCTGGAAGAAACTGAAGCTACGAGTGATGATGTGCTCTCCACGGGACAGCATGGCCTCTGGTGggaatttttacatattttaaaatttaaaaagtttcattttggAGAATTTTCAGACTTAGTAGATGagctttttgtaatttttagcaGAGCCAACCGTAAGATTTGCGTCCagtagttaaatttaatgctgtttTCTTTCAGGATCTCAGGTTGAGGAGGTGCAGATCGAGCCCGACCTGAACCAGATGGAAAGGAAGATGCAGTATCAG
It encodes:
- the LOC135935622 gene encoding single-pass membrane and coiled-coil domain-containing protein 4 homolog — its product is MRQLKGKVKETNKQKKERKKEFIENKEKVFTVVVPVIAGLFMLLVAFVYFKTRPRVEVVMDS
- the LOC135935613 gene encoding solute carrier family 12 member 9; the encoded protein is MLAPEVGSTNSTNNASGFGEPRSEKYPLIRQRGLLSSFQGMFETPNEANTLGTFAGVFSPVALSMFSALLFLRVGFIVGNAGLLTTLLQFLIAYCILVFTVASVCAVSTNGAVEGGGAYFMISRTLGPEFGGSIGTLFFVANIVSSALYLTGCIEGFVDNFAPGGYLVGADSVGIPDGRWWRFLYCSVLNLFNLCVCMVGAGLFAKTSVAVLGVVCVCVFSSIISFLVKGHAEIELPDANEHFRNQTASYTGLNATTLQSNLWPQYVQDYTVPGDEITNFAAVFGVLFSGVTGIMAGANMSGELREPGKSIPRGTLSAVFFTFVCYVVISVLTAATCTPKLLQNNYIFMQPINVWPPFVVMGILMATFSASLSNLIGSSRVLEALAKDNVFGSLLNVVVKGNWHNNPVVAVIISWASVQVILLIGSLNLIAQINSVLFLLSYLATNLACLGLELASAPNFRPSFKYFTWHTALIGLIGTLIMMFIINPVYASCSLALCLLLVVALHLFSPAKAANWGSISQALIFHQVRKYLLLLDSRKAHVKFWRPQMLLLVGSPRSACPLIDFVNDLKKSGLYVLGHVKIGTLEECENDTALEETHHWLSLIDHLKVKAFVELTMARSVREGMRHLVRLSGLGAMKPNTIVLGFYDSSQPRDFLASADSSYQSEAFRNIASHGAPLFNMRGSEDNRMISPSEYVGIICDTLKLQKNVALCRHFHSLDKSSLASSAYRYIDVWPINFFNPSEVDPFDASSLFMLQLACIINMTPSWKKLKLRVMMCSPRDSMASGSQVEEVQIEPDLNQMERKMQYQLQQLRITAQLHKVSWEIPSEAQQGPTPLPTVQHMQGINHLIRQRSDNSAAIFVYLPSPPELVHGESADAEAYLNLLTELTQGLPPTVLVRGVSAVISTTI
- the GPHR gene encoding KICSTOR complex protein kaptin isoform X2; protein product: MIGLSDVHYFPLPSQGNVYSLATVEGVGGARRLLVASLRRKVFSLELQSLPGEQCQASVKEVPFTYIPNGAEIIALDAFHTQADDLVVGITIVKPAMAGRPTPSQTFLNVYSEWGEAGDSLLDSVAQNCFSLELSFAPYHLFHTPLPASREIVWLLSGGDEQIHLFREDKLNHCYQEEPLQPLFPELYELSCGVVLWIDVVYSLEQDRRITALACESGCLLLTQVDVASNTVLSTHTKNYSGPLSSVRLFTLDNESLDLVVTSTLSPSVVYSNVLKQGLSEFHGLPESGSHDIALCVLLADVDMDGRLEIMIGTYGQELLIYKQCERVKEWHLLKRMTLANPIYSLLYLDLTADGVNELVALTLKGVHVMQHNVDQTVQLLKQRLDCE
- the GPHR gene encoding Golgi pH regulator isoform X1 gives rise to the protein MGFLEDSCIILISQVGFFVGGWVFFVKKLFRDYEVHHALVQLLFSATFSLSCTLFELIIFEIVGFLDQSTRYFQWHFVLYLILFMTIVLVPFYIGYFIVRSISFVRDRWVRPLTIIVWLAFSYFFWRLGDPFPLLSPSKGLFSIEQAISRVGVIGVTIMAVLSGFGAVNYPYTSMAYFMRKVQDSDVQSLERKLLQTMDMILAKKKRIALASKRPAVAPGTTGGASGLWGLFRSSVSAPTENVRQLQSEARGLEELSRQLFLELHSMRNMQERVEWAKTWQGKYFNLLGYFFSLYCTWKIFISTINIVFDRVGKKDPVTRGLEIAVHWLGLDVDVAFWSQHVSFLLVGCIVVTSIRGLLLTLTKFFYAISSSKSSNVIVLLLAQIMGMYFVSSVLLMRMNMPAEYRTIITQVLGDLQFNFYHRWFDVIFLVSALSSICFLYFAHKQVATDDADATFHAN